The Paraburkholderia hospita DNA segment GAATCCGTAGTCGGCTTCCATGTGATCTACAACACGCTGCGCTGCTGCGCGTGCATGCCGCTGATCGATGCCGTCGCGCGTGCGTGCTGCCGTGTGCTGCCCGAGCGGCCGGACCCGAACGGCCAGCTTCGTCCGATTCATCTCGACACCGCATCACTTGCGACGCCCGCACTCGCGCTCTCGAATGCCGCGCGCGAAGTGCTACGCATCGGCGATATCGTGCGGGCGATGCTCGACAACGTCTCGCATCTGATCCATCACAACGATCTGACCAAGGCACGCGACACGATCCGCATGGACGACGACGTCGATCATCTGTATGCCGAGGTTAAAACCTACCTCGCGCGCATTTCACGCGAGCAACTGGATGACGCCGACAGCCGCCGCTGGACCGACATCATCGCGCTGACGATCAACCTCGAGCATGCGGGCGACATCATCGAGCGCATCGTCACCGATATCGAAGAGAAGAAGATTGCGCACCGACTCGCGTTTTCGGAAGAGGGCTTGAGCGAACTCGACGATCTGCATACTCGTCTGGTCGGTAATCTGCAACTGGGTATGTCGGTGTTCCTGAACAACGACCTGCGTTGCGCGGAATTGCTGCTCGCGGAGAAAGAGCGCTTCCGCGATCTGGAGCGCGCGTATTCGTACAAGCATCTCGACCGGCTCGCGGGTCAGACATTGCGTAGCGTCGAAACGAGTGCGCTGCATCTCGACGTGATCAGCGATATGAAGCGGCTCAACTCGCTGTTCTGTTCGACCGCTTACCCGGTGCTCGATGCTGCAGGTGCGCTGCACGATACGCGTTTGCGCAAACGCATGCATGAAGAGGTGCCGGCCGTCACGGTGCCGCAACAAATGTGACGCATCGCACACGCGACATCAGGCAAGTATCACCTTGCCCACCTTGCGCTTGAGTTGCGTGAACGCCGCGACTTCCGTCGCCTTGCGGTTGGTGATCAGCAGATCGATCTTCTCGGGCGGGCAGTACGAGATGCGGCTGCGCTGGCCGATCTTGCTGTAGTCCGCGAGTATCACGACGCTATCCGCATTGGCGACCATCGCGCGCGCGACTTCTGTTTCCGCGCGGTCGTAGTTGCTGGCGCCATGCTTCGGATCGACGCCAACAGGCGACAGCAGCGCGAAATCCGCGCGATAGCGCTGGATATCGAGAATCGTCGTCTCGCCCGTGGTGGACAACGCGCGGTCGCTGATCGAGCCGCCCAACAGAATGACTTCGTTTGCTGACGACTCGCGTTTGTCCGGCGCGCCGCGCATCTTCATCGCGACATCGATCGAATTGGTGATGATGGTCAGATTGGCGAGCTTCGCGAGTTCATCGGCGAGCGCCGCCGTGGTCGTGCCGGCATCGATGAAAAGCGTTTGCCCGCTCGCGACCACACCCGTCGCCGCCTTCGCGATGGCCTTCTTCGACTTTACGTGCGCCTGCGCGCGTTCGGAGATGGGCGCTTCGTCGGCGGGCTTGATCGCGCCGCCATGCACGCGGCGCAACTCGCCGAGCGCTTCGAGATCGAGCAGATCGCGCCGCACGGTTTCGCGCGATACGCCCAGGTCCGCCATGATGCGCTCCGTCGACACGCGTTTGAGTGTCGAGAGCAGCGCGCGTATTCGTTGATGACGGTCTTCCTGCCACATGCGTATCGTCCCTCGCCTGGTCGTATTTGACGTTTTGCGTGCTGCTCGCGCTCTGCTCTTTGCACCGCTTGCTATACGCGCGTTTCGGTATAAACCACTACCAACGGAATATGTCGATGCGATGTCAAAATGCATGACAGGCGGGTTGCCTGTGTCCTTTGCGGTTGTATTTTTTTGGGAGCTTGCAACTTTGGGTATTTGTATTTAGCCTTCGCATTTTGAGACATTCGCGCTCGATTTGAAACATCGCGAACAGCGCATTTTCGAAAACGAAATGAAATATCCGCTGCGCAATGTTCCTGGCAAGCGGGATGTCGTGCATTGACAATGCTTGCGTTGCTTCGCGGAGGGAAGAGCATCCATTCGCGATCCTCAGAATAAGATACATCGGCGCACGCAGGCCGCAGTTCCATCAGATCTTTGTGAAGGCAAGCACGATGGGCAACGGGATCGATCAGGCATTAATCGCAGACTGGCCGTATCCACGGCTCGTCGCGCATCGCATCGGCGGCAAGCTCGCGCCGGAGAACACGCTCGCGGGCTTCGACATGTGCGCGCGCTTCGGCTACAAGATGATCGAGTTCGACGCGAAGCTCTCTTCCGACGACCAGATTTTCCTGCTGCACGACGACGACCTGGACCGCACGACCAACGGCCACGGCCCGGCCGCGCAACATACATGGCATCAACTGGCATCGCTCGATGCCGGCGCCTGGTTCGATCCGCGCTTCGCAGACGAACGGCTACCGACGCTTTCACAGGTAGCGGCGCGCTGCGCGACTGAAGCGATTGCAGCGAACATTGAAATCAAGCCTTGTCCTGGCCGCGACGAAATCACGGGGCGCCTTGTCGCGCTCGCGGCCAAAGACCTGTGGCGCGCGCAGAAGCCGCTCCTGTCGTCGTTTTCGTTCGACGCGCTGAAGGCCGCGCGCGACGCCGCGCCGTCGCTGCCGCGCGGCATGTTGTTCGAGGCGCTGCCCGACGACTGGCTCGCCATTGTGCGCGAACTCGGCTGCGTATCGCTGCATGCCGACCACAAGCATCTGACTCAACAGAACATCCGCGCGATCCGCGATGCCGGCCTGCGCGTGCTCGCGTACACGGTGAACGATCCGGCGCGCGCGCGTGAACTGGCGAAGTGGGGCGTTGACATGATTTGTACCGATCGCCTCGATATGATCGGCGCGGACGTCGTGAACTAGTCAAAAGCGTGCGCAAGCGCACATCGAAAGACGTCGACATGCAGTTTTCCTAACGTAGCAATTTTCGGCAGAGGATGAGAAAACTATGAAACCGACCACGTTGCGTTGTTTCATTTCGGCGTCGGCGCTGGCCGGCGTGGCCACCGCGGGGAATGCCGTTGCGGCGCCGCCCGATGCGCTCGTCGCAGCGGCGAAGCAGGAAGGACAGCTGACCGTGATTGCGCTGCCGCACGACTGGTGCGGCTATGGTCCGATGATCGCGGACTTCTCCAAGAAATACGGCATCAAGGTCAACGAGCTGAACCCGGACGCAGGTTCGGGTGATGAAGTGGAAGCGATCAAGGCGAACAAGGGCAACAAGGGTCCGCAGGCGCCCGACGTGATCGACGTCGGTCTGTCGTTCGGTCCGGCGGCGAAGGCGCAAGGTCTGCTGCAGCCGTACAAGGTATCGACGTGGAAGTCGATCTCGAACGAGAACAAGGATCCTGAAGGCTACTGGACAGGCGACTATTACGGCGTGCTGTCGTTTGAAGTGAACGCCGACATGATCGACAAGGTCCCGACCGACTGGGCCGATCTGCAAAAGTCCGACTACAAGAACGCTGTGTCGCTCGCGGGTGATCCGCGCTCGGCAAACCAGGCAATCCAGGGCGTGTACGCCGCCGGTCTTTCCGCTGCCAAGGGCGATGCGAGCAAGGCCGCGCAAGCCGGCCTCAAGTACTTCGCCGATCTGAACAAGAACGGCAACTTCGTACCGGTAATCGGCAAGGCCGCATCGCTCGCGCAAGGCACGACGCCCATCATCGTGCGCTGGGACTACAACGCGCTCGCCGATCGCGACACGCTGAAGGGCAACCCGAAGGTGCAGGTGGTCGTGCCGAAGACGGGCGTGGTTGCTGGCGTCTACGTGCAGGCGATCAGCGCCTACGCGCCGCATCCGAACGCCGCGAAGCTGTGGCTGGAATACC contains these protein-coding regions:
- a CDS encoding Na/Pi cotransporter family protein, whose amino-acid sequence is MLILLNLLSGVALLVWGTHIVRTGILRVWGADLRRVLARSTNSRVKAFAAGVGVTSLVQSSNATAMIVTSFAAQGMLPLTSGLAIMLGADVGTALMARILTLDLSWLSPFLIVFGVPLFLSRKQNRLGQVGRTAIGLGLILLALHLIVETAQPMMHGAGVRVMFGALTGDMMLDALVGATFAVISYSSLAAVLLTATLASSGVISLKVALCLVIGANLGSGLLALAGTVAQNTAARRLALGSLAFKLAGALLILPFTSLLARGLPVLINNPRESVVGFHVIYNTLRCCACMPLIDAVARACCRVLPERPDPNGQLRPIHLDTASLATPALALSNAAREVLRIGDIVRAMLDNVSHLIHHNDLTKARDTIRMDDDVDHLYAEVKTYLARISREQLDDADSRRWTDIIALTINLEHAGDIIERIVTDIEEKKIAHRLAFSEEGLSELDDLHTRLVGNLQLGMSVFLNNDLRCAELLLAEKERFRDLERAYSYKHLDRLAGQTLRSVETSALHLDVISDMKRLNSLFCSTAYPVLDAAGALHDTRLRKRMHEEVPAVTVPQQM
- a CDS encoding DeoR/GlpR family DNA-binding transcription regulator, which produces MWQEDRHQRIRALLSTLKRVSTERIMADLGVSRETVRRDLLDLEALGELRRVHGGAIKPADEAPISERAQAHVKSKKAIAKAATGVVASGQTLFIDAGTTTAALADELAKLANLTIITNSIDVAMKMRGAPDKRESSANEVILLGGSISDRALSTTGETTILDIQRYRADFALLSPVGVDPKHGASNYDRAETEVARAMVANADSVVILADYSKIGQRSRISYCPPEKIDLLITNRKATEVAAFTQLKRKVGKVILA
- the ugpQ gene encoding glycerophosphodiester phosphodiesterase, which translates into the protein MGNGIDQALIADWPYPRLVAHRIGGKLAPENTLAGFDMCARFGYKMIEFDAKLSSDDQIFLLHDDDLDRTTNGHGPAAQHTWHQLASLDAGAWFDPRFADERLPTLSQVAARCATEAIAANIEIKPCPGRDEITGRLVALAAKDLWRAQKPLLSSFSFDALKAARDAAPSLPRGMLFEALPDDWLAIVRELGCVSLHADHKHLTQQNIRAIRDAGLRVLAYTVNDPARARELAKWGVDMICTDRLDMIGADVVN
- a CDS encoding ABC transporter substrate-binding protein — encoded protein: MKPTTLRCFISASALAGVATAGNAVAAPPDALVAAAKQEGQLTVIALPHDWCGYGPMIADFSKKYGIKVNELNPDAGSGDEVEAIKANKGNKGPQAPDVIDVGLSFGPAAKAQGLLQPYKVSTWKSISNENKDPEGYWTGDYYGVLSFEVNADMIDKVPTDWADLQKSDYKNAVSLAGDPRSANQAIQGVYAAGLSAAKGDASKAAQAGLKYFADLNKNGNFVPVIGKAASLAQGTTPIIVRWDYNALADRDTLKGNPKVQVVVPKTGVVAGVYVQAISAYAPHPNAAKLWLEYLYSDEGQIGWLTGYCHPIRYNELVSQKKVPQALLDKLPPASAYKNAVFPTLQQQDATKEVVTKQWDSVVGANVK